One Gossypium raimondii isolate GPD5lz chromosome 3, ASM2569854v1, whole genome shotgun sequence genomic window carries:
- the LOC105796142 gene encoding elongation of fatty acids protein 3-like yields the protein MIIMQSVKYYLSEHPSIVNFRWSNTQTFGSTWSFLFSSISVYVLAATTLHSFLSHILPKRRGVPLGPIPAIHSICISLISAVIFIGILLSSVADIRDTRWFWRRTKTITTPFQWFLCFPLGTRASGRVFFWSYIFYLSRFLHLLRTFFIILRRRKLTFFHLFNQSILLFMSFLWLEFCQSFQVLAILLSTLLYSVVYGYRFWTEIGLPTACFSFVVNCQVVLLGCNLVCHFGVLFLHFVKGGCNGMGAWGFNSVLNAVILCLFLDFYFKKHLKKGKVGNNSGQAVGSSSARYRRRSVSELKSE from the coding sequence ATGATCATCATGCAGTCCGTGAAATACTATCTTTCAGAGCATCCATCCATCGTCAACTTCCGATGGAGCAACACCCAAACGTTTGGCTCCACGTGGTCCTTCCTCTTCTCCTCCATCTCCGTCTACGTCCTCGCCGCCACCACCCTCCACAGCTTCCTCTCTCACATCCTCCCCAAGCGCCGGGGTGTTCCGCTTGGCCCTATCCCAGCCATCCACAGCATCTGCATCTCGTTAATCTCCGCTGTCATTTTCATCGGCATCCTCCTATCCTCGGTCGCAGATATTCGCGACACCCGCTGGTTCTGGCGCCGTACGAAAACCATCACAACCCCATTCCAATGGTTCCTCTGCTTCCCACTGGGAACCCGCGCTTCGGGTCGGGTGTTCTTCTGGTCCTACATCTTTTATCTCTCCCGTTTCCTTCACCTCCTCCGAACATTCTTCATCATCCTCCGCCGCCGTAAACTAACATTCTTTCACCTTTTCAACCAATCAATTCTTTTATTCATGTCTTTTCTATGGCTGGAGTTCTGTCAATCGTTTCAAGTGTTGGCCATTTTATTATCCACTTTGTTATACTCAGTGGTGTATGGGTACCGATTCTGGACGGAGATTGGGCTGCCGACCGCCTGCTTCTCGTTCGTGGTGAATTGCCAGGTGGTGCTTTTGGGGTGTAATTTGGTCTGCCATTTTGGGGTTCTTTTCCTGCATTTTGTGAAAGGTGGGTGCAATGGAATGGGAGCTTGGGGTTTCAACTCTGTTCTCAATGCCGTAATTCTTTGTCTCTTCCTCGATTTCTACTTCAAGAAGCATTTGAAAAAGGGGAAGGTTGGTAACAATAGCGGACAAGCTGTGGGATCTTCTTCTGCTCGTTACCGCCGTCGCTCGGTGTCGGAATTAAAGAGCGAATGA